CTTTCTAGAGACAAAAAAGCTCACAATTTTCAAAAGTTAACTACTTCAAACTTTCCTGCACCTACATTAAAATCACCTTTACCCTTAGCAAATGGTCCTGTTGGTATATCAAGCCACTTATCTTCTTTTGAGTGTGTAGCCATGCCTTTAATTATCTTACGCTCGTTTAATAAGCTTTGTGCTAGGTATTCAAGTTTATGCCTACTAATATCATGAAATGCAGCTGGTAATCTATGCCGCTGTTTAAACACCCCTGGTCCACCTGTATGCGTAAATGGGTGCCCTTCTTCTGCTGAAACTGCTATAGCTTGCACAAGTATCTTTTTTAAGTATTCATCAGATATTTTTTTGAGCTTAAATTCTTCAGATATATCCTCAAGCAAGCCAGTTGAAGAACGCAAGTAAGTTCTTATACTCCTATCTGTTGACCCATTAGATTTAACTATAGCTCCTTGATATACTGCATTATTAACTTTATTCATCTTGAATGTCTCAAATACAATGTTTTGATTGTCTGCAGAAGCAGGCCATAATGCAAAAGAACACCTAACTCCATCAACAAGTGCAGTAGTTCCTCTTATTGCCTCTCTTGCTTGCTCTACAGTTGTGATTGGTCCTCCACATTTAGGTTTTCTCATGTGATGTGCTACAATTGTAGTTGCTCCTGTTTCACTTGCCAAACTAGCAAGTAACCCCATTGTGTACCATCCCATCTCTGGATCCGCATTTATATCTGCATGGACAAATGATGTTAATGGATCAAAAACAATAAGTTTTAAATTGTTAATCGAGCTTAATTGTGCTCTGATATCTGCAAACTTTTCTGAAATTTCAGGACATTTGCCACGCATATTAGTTTTTACTACAGAAAAAGGTTCTCCTGTATTTGGTATAGGTACAATAAACAACCTATCTTGATATTCTGCCCTTTTACCTTCAGGATCAAGGCGATCGAGACGACGATGTATTTCATCTGCATCATCTTCTGCTGAAAAAATTACCACTGATCCATGTTCTGTCACAAGTGGACCAAAACCGCATGTTTGATCTGCGTTACTTGCAACTTTAAGTGCTAGATCAAGAAGAAGCATACCTTTACCTGTATCTCCCATAGCAGCTACTATTGAGGTAACACCTAAAGGGAATAAACCTTCAACAAGAAACCTTTGTATTGGTACTGGACCTAAATAACGACTCACACTCCAATCTAAAATGTTAAGTGGCTTTTTTGTAGATTTTTTTTCGATGAATTCCGAAATATTTATACCTTCTTGTACACCATCTGCAGCATCCCACCCTTTCGGTTTACCTTGTGGAATCTTAAGAACAACAAGTGATGCAACTCCGATCTCTAAAAGCTTTTTTTCAGCATTTTTTGCGTATTTATTACCTGCTTCATCATTGTCTGGCCATATAATAATGTGTTTACCTTTAAGTGGAGTCCAATCTGTTTTCTCAATAGGTGCATTTGCTCCAGACATCGCTGTTGTTGCAGTAATTCCTTGTTCTATCAGCGCTTCAGCACATTTTTCTCCTTCAACTAGAACAACTTTATCAGATTTTAAAATGCCTGGTATATTATATAGAGGCCTTATTTCTGGTGAAGCATAATTAAACGTTTTAACATCAAATGGACGATATTCTTTCTTTCCTTCAGGAGGGTCATAACGGTAAACTATAACTATAATCTGGTTGTCTTCATCGTAATAATTCCAGCTGTAAGTCATGTACTGTTCTAGATCTTTGATACTCTTTTTTTCTCTAGTGTGTTGTTTGCCAAGCCATTCGCTTATTGAAACTATTACCTCAGAAAACTCTGTCCTTGCATTCTTTCTATGCACAGCTGCCCAAAGGTCGATAATATCACCACCTTCTCCAGTTGCAAAATCATTCCATAGACCGGCTCTACTGCCACTCAGTTCTACTCTTAAACTTTTTCCTTTATTACCCCAGATATCACCTACTTGAAACTCATTTTTGTGAAAAGTTCCGTAAGGTAATAAGTACGAAAGACAAGATCTGATATTTTGTAAAAGCTGTGTTTTTAGGTCTGCTGTCCCTTTTGTTGAAAAATGATCCTGTGAATACATAAACTCTCCAGTTGCCTTAATTAATATAGTTCAATGTTTTTTGAAGAAGTGTACACGTACAGCAGTTGCAACTATTGCAATGGTTTATAAAATTTTCTGGTGAGTTTATTGATGAAACAAGAGAACAAAAAAACTGAACACTTTTTCGAAAAAAGTTGAACTTATATTATTAAGGGGAGAATGAAATGCAACCTCTCTCTAGTTAAGTAGCATAAGATTCTTGGATTTCCGTTGTTGGCCAACAAAAAAACTATAAACCGCTTTTTGATAGTACGTTGTAGGAACCAGACGATATTTTGGAATCAGTGCTACTTATAGTCAATGTTTTGGTGATTTTATGATAAAAGCAATAGATTTTTCAACTTTAAAGAACTCATCTCCATATAAAGAATTTATTATGCAAGATTGGCTTGCCATTGGAAGTCTCTCCTCTTTTTTTGGTGAACGCGGAACAAATAAATCTTTTTTAGTTCAAGAATTAATGACAGCTATTGCAACTGGTCAACAGTGGTCAGGTACAAGTTTTTTACCAGCTAAAGTTTATGGAGTATTTTCAGAATATGATGAAACCGAACTATTATGCCGTCAATATAAAATCAATAAAAGTTGTGAAATAAGCAACCTTGACAGAATGAAAATGATTTCCCTATTTGGTAAAGAAAATTTATTAATGACTTTTAATAACAATAATGTAGGAACACTCACTCCTCTATTTAATGAATTACTTAGTGATATTAAATCATTTAAACCTAAACTTGTAGTGCTAGATAAGGCATTAGACTTATTTGGAGGCGATGAAAATAATAATTCTCATGTTAGACAGTTTATTCATAGGTGCTGTGCTTATATAGCAAGAGAAGTTAATAGTTCTGTTTTGTTGTGTAAACATGGGTCAATAGGAGAAGTATGGCGTGATACAATAGAATTTCATATACACGCTTATCTAGATGAAAAAAGTAACTATCTAGAGAAAAAAAATAACGTACATGTAGAAATTTTACCGCAAAAGACTTTATTTGCCGGCAAGCTATAGATAAGTTCTTTAAATTTTAGAAAATAATATGTCAATCCTAACACTGGACCTTGGCAAGCAAACGGGCTGGGCAATTCTAACAGATGGAGTAATTGAAAGTGGAAGCAAAAGTTTTCATGGTAGCCGTTTTAGCGGAGGTGGAATGCACTTCTTAAATTTTCGTAGCTGGCTAAATGAAATGAAGGAAAAGTTCTCAAACATTGAAGCAGTGTATTTTGAAGAAGTGAGAAGACACCTAGGAACTGATGCAGCGCATTGCTACGGTGGGTTTTTGGCTGTTCTCTCTGCTTGGTGTGAAGAACATCATGTGCCGTACAAAGGTGTTAATGTTAAAACTATCAAACGCTTTATAGCAGGCAAAGGCAATGCAAGTAAGAGTGAAGTTATTGAAGCTGTAAAGGAAAAAGGTTTTTTGCCTAAAGATGATAATGAATCTGATGCTTTGGCATTAATGTTTTACGCTATGAATCTCAGTAAAGATTTTAACACATTAAAAATACCATAAAAAGTGGGTCCTTTCGGCCATAATGGCGGGTTTGGTGGTGCTGACCCCAGGCCTTCTTTAGCGTCAGACATATTTTAAATATTAACTTTTTAATTAGTATAGCAATTATATGAATTTAGCAATCCACTATTATCCTGTTGAAAACCTCGTCGAATATAAGCGTAATCCTCGTAAAAATGATGACGTAGTAAATAGAATGTGTGCTTCTATTCGGGAATTTGGCTTTCGTATACCAATAGTTGCAAAAAGCGATGGAACTGTGGTTGATGGTCATTTAAGACTTAAAGCAGCAAGAAAACTTGGTATGGAAAGTATTCCAGTGGTCTTAAGTGATAATCTAAATGAACCACAAACCAAAGCTTTTCGATTACTGGCAAATCAATCAGCTAATTGGGCAAAGTGGGATGATGAGCTTTTAAAAGTGGAAATTCAAGAGTTAGAAGATTTACAGTTTGATCTTAAAATGACTGGATTTGAATTAGAAAAAGTTCAACATTTCCTTGATGATTTAGATAGTGAAAAAGAAGATCTTTCTGACTTAGCTATTGATGACAAACAAGTAACAAAACCAGGTGATCTATGGATTTTAGGTGATCATAAAATCTATTGTGGTGATAGCTCTGTAGTTGAATCATATAAAGCGCTGTTAGATGATAAAATGGCAGACATTACTGTTTGTGATCCTCCATATAATGTTGATTATGGTGGTAGCCAAGATAAAAAAATATTAAACGATAATCAAGGTGAAAAGTACGAACTTTTTCTCTACGATATCTGTTCCCATATTTTAGCATATACGAAAGGTGCAATTTACATTTGCATATCATCATCAGAGTTTTCAACGTTGCAAAAAGCATTTGAGGAGGCAGGAGGAAAATGGTCAACATTTATCATTTGGGCAAAGAATCACTTTACGCTAGGAAGATCAGATTATCAAAGACAATACGAAGCAATGCTCTATGGATGGAAAAGCGGCAATAAACGTGAGTGGCATGGTGGTAGAAATCAAAGTGATCTGTGGTTTTATGATAAGCCAACACATAACTCATTACATCCAACAATGAAGCCAGTAGAGCTAATGGAGAGAGCAATAGTAAACAGCAGCAGATCAGGAGACATAGTACTTGATCCATTTAGCGGTTCTGGAAGTACACTGATTGCATGTGAGAGAACAGGAAGAATTTGTAGGACAATAGAGCTAGATTCAAAATTTGTAGATGTAACCATAAAACGTTGGCAAATATATACAGGAAGAGATGCCCTTTTAGCCAGTACTGGTAAAACTTTTGCAGAAATTCAAGAAGAAAATTCGTAAAAAGGAGCAAAAAGAGAGGAGGAAAAGAGTGGAAAAAATCACGCAGACGGAATGGGCAAGAGAGATAGGAGTATCAAAGCAATATGTCTGTTATTTAGTAAAAAAAGGAATAGTTAAGTTGGAGGATAGTTTGATCAATAGAGAACAAGCAAATGAAGCAGTAGCGGCAATAAGAGATCCAAGTCAGCCACTGAGGAGGAAAAATCCAGAAAACGAAAATACAAGTAACCTTTCCACGATGTTGCTAAAAACTCGAATAAAAAATGAAATGGAACGAGGTAAACTTCTTGAGGCAAAAGCTAGGGCTGAGATAGGAGAACTTGTAGCAGTAGAAGAAGTAAAGCGCGATGCATTTAATGTAGCAAGAGTTGTCCGTAATAATTTACTTAATATTCCAAATAGAGTTTCAGCATTGCTTGCATCACTAAGTGACACTGAAAAGATTCATATGGCGCTAACTGAAGAGATTACAAACTCATTACAAGAATTATCTAATACTAAATTTCAAATATAAGAAAGATTTTGAATATAAAATGGCTGATAACTTAAGTTTAGAGTTAATAAAGTGTCTCATTAATCAACCTGGATTAGATGTTAATGTTAGAGGATTAAATGGAAAAACCCCACTACATTGCGCTATAGAATTTGACGAATTAAGCATGGTGGATTTGTTACTCACAAAAAAGAATATTAATCCTTTTGTGGAGGATAATGAAGGTAAAACATCTCTTGATTACGCCAAAGAAGGGAAAAAAGCAGAAATATTACAAGCGCTAATTAATAACAAGTACGGGTCAGAACAAGATAGTTTACTTCATTTAGCTGCAATGATAGGTGAAGTTAATGCAGTTAGATATTTGATAGGAAAAGGTATTGACGTTAATGTACGAAATGCTTTGCACCATACTCCATTACATCTAGCAGCAGGCATAGGACATGCAGAAGTTGTAAAGATTTTGATAAGAGAAGGAAAAGCTGAAATAGATGTCTTTGATGCACGAAATCAGACACCAATGCACTATGCAGTTAATAATAAAAAGTTGGAGATAGTAAAGTTACTGCTGAAGCTTGGAGCAGATGTGAATAGTGCACGCATGGGACAAAACTCAATGAAATTGTCACCTGTGCATATAGCTGTAAGTAATGCTAATTACGATGAAAGAGACTTATGTCTTGATATCCTCAAATCCTTAATAAAGGAGCCTAATGCTCAAGTAAATTTGCAGGACTACGAAAATAAAACACCACTACATTATGCTGAAAGACTGAAAACAATAGAAGTTTTACTAACGCGAGAAGATATAGACCCTCTGGTAAAAGACGATAGCGGTAAAACACCATTTGATTACGCTAAACCTGAGATAAAGAAGGCTTTGATGAGTAATAAATACGGTTCTGAAAAGAATAGTCTACTCCATTTAGCTGCACAAATGGGAGAAATTGAGCTTGTAGATGCAATTTTAAAAGAAGAAATCGATATTGATATTGTAAATAATAAAGGTTTATCACCGATTTACCTTGCTGCGGAAAAAGGGCATTTACATGTAGTAAAGTTATTGCTGAAAAAAGGGGCAAATTATACACCTGTTTTTCACTTAGCAATCAAATCAAACAATTTAGAGTTACTTAAAGTTTTGTTTACTGAAAAAAATGGGTCTTTGCTCTGCAGAGATACCGTTGTTAATTTTCCAACCCTTCATAATAAATATATAGCACAGAGAGAAATAGCAGATAAAAGGACGAAAAAACACAATAATATTATCTGCATCTATACTACAGTCAGCGCAATAGCAGTAGCAGTATATATAGGGTTGATAACAACAACAATAAGCAGTGCAATCATTTTTGCAACAATAACAGGGGTATTTGCGCTTGTTATAGCAATAATGATAAGTGAGATGAGCAAAAGATATATAGAAAACGAATTTCAGAAAAAGATGTTTATGGAATTGGAGGAGTGTAGTTCTACTGTTAATGATGTTGAGATAGAACCAGTTATGAGTAGATGCAGACAATGATATACGCTAGAGCTTTTTCTGAAGGTTTAAGACCAGATCCGCAGCTTAAAGTGTCAGAGTGGGCGAATGAGTATCGAGTTTTAGCTCCAACTGCAGCATCAGAGCCAGGTAAATGGAGAACGGAAAGAACTCCTTATTTAAAAGAAATCATGGATTCACTATCTCCATCTTCACCAGCAGAGAAAATAGTATTCATGAAAGGAGCGCAGATTGGGGGAACAGAAGCTGGTAACAATTGGATTGGCTACATCATAGATCAGACTCCTGGTCCAATGCTGGTAGTACAGCCAACAGTTGAAATGGGAAAGCGTTGGTCAAAGGGAAGATTTGCACCGTTAATAGAGAGTACACCATGTTTAAAAAGTAAAGTAAAAGACCCAAGGTCAAGAGATTCGGGCAATACTGTGCAAAGTAAGGAGTTTCCAGGTGGAATAGTAGTAATAACTGGAGCAAATAGCAGTGTAGGACTTCGCTCTATGCCAGTAAAATATCTCTTTCTTGATGAGATTGATGCCTATCCAGGAGATTCAGGAGGTGAAGGAGATCCAGTTTTACTCAGCATAGCTCGTACCAATACATTTGCACGGCGAAAGATTTTTTTAGTATCAACACCAACGATTCATGGAATAAGCAGAATTGAGAAAGAATTTGAAGCAACAGATAAGAGATATTTTTTTGTACCATGTCCGCATTGTAATTATTACCAAATATTAAAATGGTCACAAATAAAATGGGAAGATAAAAATCCAAATACAGCACACTATATATGTATAGAATGTGGTAAAAAGATAGAAAATCATCAAAAGACAGAGATGCTTGAGCGTGGAGAATGGAGGCCTACTAATAGAGTAAAAGGTGAGAAAAAAGGATTTCATCTTTCAAGTCTTTATAGTCCAGTTGGCTGGTATAGTTGGCAACAAGCAGTAGAGGATTTTCTCCATGCAAAGGAAAGTGAACAATTACTAAAAGTTTGGATAAATACCACTTTAGGAGAAACTTGGGTAGATAAAGGAGAAGTACCTGATTGGAAGCAATTATTTAACAGGAGAGAATTTTTTCAGATTGGCACAGTACCAAGGAGAGAAGTGGTACTTACTGCAGGTGTTGATGTCCAAAAAGATCGTTTAGAAGTAGAAGTTGTAGCATGGGGAAAAAGCCGTGAAAGTTGGTCAATAGACTACCGAGTATTTGAAGGAGATACAGGAGGTAGGGAAGTATGGGGAAAACTCTCTGAGCTCTTAAATCATCATTTTATTGGTGAAAATGGGCTTGAATACATGATAAGCATGATGGCGGTTGATGCAGGGTATGCAACGCAGGAAGTGTATAATTGGGTAAGGAGTCATCAAGGCTCTGGAAGAGTAATGGCAGTAAAAGGTGTAAATAAAGCTCTAGTGCCACTTAGCAGCCCAAGTAGAGTAGATATAACAGTTGGTGGTCAAAAGCTGAAAAGAGGAATAAAGCTCTGGCCAGTTGGAGTATCGATATTAAAGTCAGAGCTTTTTCAATTACTTAATATTTTGAAAGAAGGTGAAGAAGCTCCAGCAGGATATTGTCATTTTCCTGAGTATGCACCTGAATATTTTAAGCAGCTAACGGCAGAGCAATTAGTCAGCAAGGTAGTAAAAGGATACACTAAACAAGAGTGGCAAAAGGTAAGAGAAAGAAATGAAGTACTAGATTGCCGAATTTACGCAAGAGCAGCATCGATAGCACTGGGAGTAGACAGATGGCCAGAGAGTAAATGGAATAGTTTGAGTGGAAAAATGGAAAGTAAAAAGCCTAAAAAAGTAAGACAGAGTAAGTGGTTGAAAAATGTATAACGAAGAGTATTTGTTTCAAGTTGAACAAGCAATAAAGAAGCTTCAGAGTGGCGAAAGAGTGGTATCAATTGCATATGGTGATCATGTTGTGAGATATGCTGAAGTACAGATAAATGACTTGCTCAGCCTCAGACAACGCATCAAAAGTGAACTAAAGATTGCTGGAATGAAGCCGAAGAGAAAGATTGTTTTTTCAACGAGTAAGGGGATCATATAATGATGAAAATCGTTGAAAGGAATCACATGACAAAAATTATAGCAAAAGAATATACAGAATTTTTAGAGCAGCTCAAAGAACAGATTGCTACTAGTCGTTATAAAGCAGCACTGGCAGTAAATAGCAAGCTTATTGTGCTTTACCACCATATTGGTACAGAGATCTTAAAGCGCCAAAAAGAACATGGCTGGGGTGCTAAAATCATAGATCAGCTAAGTAAGGATTTAAGAAGCGCATTTCCAGAAATGAAGGGATTTAGCGCTAGGAATCTTACTTATATGCGTCAATTTGCTGCAGAGTATCAAGATACTGAATTTACGCAGCAGGTTGCTGCACAATTGCCTTGGTTTCATATTGTAGTTATTTTAGATAAAGTAAAAGATCCAAAAGAAAGACTATTTTATTTTCAAAAGGCTATAGAGCACGGTTGGTCACGTAGTATAATGGTGATGCAAATCGAACGTGAATTGCACAAACGTCAAGGAAAAGCTGTTACTAACTTCAAAGATAAGTTACCTTCTCCCCAATCAGATTTAGCACATTATACATTAAAAGATCCATATATTTTTGATTTTTTGAGTATAGGAGATGACGCTCATGAAAGAGAAGTAGAAAAAGGTCTTGTAGGCCATGTGGAAAAATTTCTGCTAGAGCTAGGGGAAGGATTTGCATTTGTTGGTAGGCAGTTTCACTTAGATGTTGGAAATAAAGACTTCTATATTGACTTATTGTTTTATCATTTAAAGCTACGTTGCTTTGTAGTAATTGAGCTAAAAGACAAGGATTTCAAGCCAGAGTATGCAGGTAAAATGAATTTTTATCTTTCAGCCGTTGATGATTTACTAAAGCATGAGACAGATCAACCATCTATAGGATTAATTTTATGCAAGTCAAAGGATAATGTACTAGCTAAGTATACATTGAAAGACATAAATAAACCGATAGGGTTGGCAGAATATAAAATTACTGAAAATCTACCAGAGAATGTAAAGACAGCCTTGCCAACAATAGAAGAGCTGGAAGCTGAGTTATCAAAAATTTCAGATAAGGAAAAGTAATGCTATTAAAGTCATTTAAACAATTATTTAACAAGCCAAAGATAAAAAGCTCAGCCTGGGATGCAGCAGGCTCAGGAAGAAGATTTTTTCACTTTCAACCAGAGTCAGGAAGTATAAACAATTTGCTGTCTCAAAACCTTGAAACTTTACGTAGTCGATCACGTGACATGGTGAGAAAAAATCCGTATGCAGCAAATATCATTGATACAATAGTGAGTAACTCTATTGGAACAGGAATAAAGCCGCAATCAAAGGCAAGAGATGGAGAATTTCGAAAGAAGGTGCAAGAATTATGGCTAAAATGGACAGATGAAGCAGATAGCTGTGGAATAAGTGATTTTTATGGATTACAAGCTCTGGTATGCAGAAGTATGATAGAGGGTGGAGAATGTTTTGTAAGATTAAGAATGAGAAAGCTGGAAGATAGATTTTCTGTGCCATTACAACTGCAAGTACTTGAGTCTGAACATCTAGACAATAAAACAAATCAAACTTTAGGAAATGGTAATGTAATAAGAAACGGGATTGCGTTTAACAGGCTTGGTCAAAGAGAAGCTTATTACTTATTTAAAGAACACCCTGGTGAAAATACCTTTGGAGAGTCAGTAAGAGTACCAGCAAACGATGTTTTACATATCTATAGACCACTAAGACCTGGTCAGATAAGAGGAGAGCCATGGCTTTCTAATATACTGCTAAAGCTCTATGAACTTGATCAATATGATGATGCAGAATTAGTGAGAAAAAAGACAGCAGCGATGTTTGCAGGGTTTATTACAAGGCTCGATCCTGAAGCAAATATTTTAGGAGAAGGTGAAAGTAATGAGCAAGGAGTAGCACTATCTGGCCTAGAACCTGGAACAATGCAGCTTTTAGACCCAGGAGAAGATATAAAATTTTCAGAGCCGTCTGATGTTGGAGGAAGTTATGAAGCGTTTATAAGACAGCAACTCAGGGCAATAGCAATAGGCACAGGGATAACATATGAACAACTAACAGGAGATTTAACCGGTGTTAATTATTCATCAATCAGAGCAGGGTTGATAGAGTTTCGCAGAAGATGTGCAATGCTACAACACAATATTATGGTATTTCAATTTTGCAGACCAGTATGGAATAGATGGCTAGAGTTAGCAGTACTTTGTGGAGAACTGAGTATAGATGAAAAAGTAGTAAAAGCAGCAAAAGAAGAAGTAAAATGGATACCACAGGGATTTGATTGGGTGGATCCGCTAAAAGATCAGCAATCGCAGCAAATGGCAGTAAGAAATGGCTTCAAGAGTCGCTCAGAAGTAGTATCAGAAATGGGTTACGATGTAGAAGAAATTGACCAAGAAATAGCAGAAGATCAAAAGCGTGCAAATAGTCTCAACTTAATGTTTGACTCTGATTGTAAAGGATTATGATGCTCTTAGGAAAACCATTAATGCTTGAACCAAGGAGTTTTGAGCTGCTATCGTTATACAAAGAAAAACAGCCAATTTTTAAAAATCTCAAGCACTCCATCAAAAGTAACGTAGAAAGAACTGCAATTATACCAATTCATGGAATTTTAACTAAAAAACCGGGTGCGTTTGATGAAATGCTCGGGATGACATCATATGAGCAAATAGAAGTACAAGTAAAGCAAGCATTAGAAGATAGTAGTATAGAGACTATTTTACTGGACATAGATAGTCCCGGAGGAGAAGTAAACGGTATTTTCGACTTAGCTGATTTTATCTACAGTGCAAGAGCAAAAAAGAGAATTGTGGCAATAGCAAACGATGATGCGTACTCTGCTGCATATGCTATAGCTTCTAGCGCTGAGAAGGTATTTGTGAGCAGAACTTCTGGTGTTGGCAGTATTGGAGTAATAGCAAGTCATATAGATCAAAGTAGATTTGATGAAA
This genomic interval from Wolbachia endosymbiont (group A) of Rhinocyllus conicus contains the following:
- a CDS encoding AAA family ATPase gives rise to the protein MYSQDHFSTKGTADLKTQLLQNIRSCLSYLLPYGTFHKNEFQVGDIWGNKGKSLRVELSGSRAGLWNDFATGEGGDIIDLWAAVHRKNARTEFSEVIVSISEWLGKQHTREKKSIKDLEQYMTYSWNYYDEDNQIIVIVYRYDPPEGKKEYRPFDVKTFNYASPEIRPLYNIPGILKSDKVVLVEGEKCAEALIEQGITATTAMSGANAPIEKTDWTPLKGKHIIIWPDNDEAGNKYAKNAEKKLLEIGVASLVVLKIPQGKPKGWDAADGVQEGINISEFIEKKSTKKPLNILDWSVSRYLGPVPIQRFLVEGLFPLGVTSIVAAMGDTGKGMLLLDLALKVASNADQTCGFGPLVTEHGSVVIFSAEDDADEIHRRLDRLDPEGKRAEYQDRLFIVPIPNTGEPFSVVKTNMRGKCPEISEKFADIRAQLSSINNLKLIVFDPLTSFVHADINADPEMGWYTMGLLASLASETGATTIVAHHMRKPKCGGPITTVEQAREAIRGTTALVDGVRCSFALWPASADNQNIVFETFKMNKVNNAVYQGAIVKSNGSTDRSIRTYLRSSTGLLEDISEEFKLKKISDEYLKKILVQAIAVSAEEGHPFTHTGGPGVFKQRHRLPAAFHDISRHKLEYLAQSLLNERKIIKGMATHSKEDKWLDIPTGPFAKGKGDFNVGAGKFEVVNF
- a CDS encoding AAA family ATPase, which translates into the protein MIKAIDFSTLKNSSPYKEFIMQDWLAIGSLSSFFGERGTNKSFLVQELMTAIATGQQWSGTSFLPAKVYGVFSEYDETELLCRQYKINKSCEISNLDRMKMISLFGKENLLMTFNNNNVGTLTPLFNELLSDIKSFKPKLVVLDKALDLFGGDENNNSHVRQFIHRCCAYIAREVNSSVLLCKHGSIGEVWRDTIEFHIHAYLDEKSNYLEKKNNVHVEILPQKTLFAGKL
- a CDS encoding crossover junction endodeoxyribonuclease RuvC, encoding MSILTLDLGKQTGWAILTDGVIESGSKSFHGSRFSGGGMHFLNFRSWLNEMKEKFSNIEAVYFEEVRRHLGTDAAHCYGGFLAVLSAWCEEHHVPYKGVNVKTIKRFIAGKGNASKSEVIEAVKEKGFLPKDDNESDALALMFYAMNLSKDFNTLKIP
- a CDS encoding DNA modification methylase, giving the protein MNLAIHYYPVENLVEYKRNPRKNDDVVNRMCASIREFGFRIPIVAKSDGTVVDGHLRLKAARKLGMESIPVVLSDNLNEPQTKAFRLLANQSANWAKWDDELLKVEIQELEDLQFDLKMTGFELEKVQHFLDDLDSEKEDLSDLAIDDKQVTKPGDLWILGDHKIYCGDSSVVESYKALLDDKMADITVCDPPYNVDYGGSQDKKILNDNQGEKYELFLYDICSHILAYTKGAIYICISSSEFSTLQKAFEEAGGKWSTFIIWAKNHFTLGRSDYQRQYEAMLYGWKSGNKREWHGGRNQSDLWFYDKPTHNSLHPTMKPVELMERAIVNSSRSGDIVLDPFSGSGSTLIACERTGRICRTIELDSKFVDVTIKRWQIYTGRDALLASTGKTFAEIQEENS
- a CDS encoding ankyrin repeat domain-containing protein, producing the protein MADNLSLELIKCLINQPGLDVNVRGLNGKTPLHCAIEFDELSMVDLLLTKKNINPFVEDNEGKTSLDYAKEGKKAEILQALINNKYGSEQDSLLHLAAMIGEVNAVRYLIGKGIDVNVRNALHHTPLHLAAGIGHAEVVKILIREGKAEIDVFDARNQTPMHYAVNNKKLEIVKLLLKLGADVNSARMGQNSMKLSPVHIAVSNANYDERDLCLDILKSLIKEPNAQVNLQDYENKTPLHYAERLKTIEVLLTREDIDPLVKDDSGKTPFDYAKPEIKKALMSNKYGSEKNSLLHLAAQMGEIELVDAILKEEIDIDIVNNKGLSPIYLAAEKGHLHVVKLLLKKGANYTPVFHLAIKSNNLELLKVLFTEKNGSLLCRDTVVNFPTLHNKYIAQREIADKRTKKHNNIICIYTTVSAIAVAVYIGLITTTISSAIIFATITGVFALVIAIMISEMSKRYIENEFQKKMFMELEECSSTVNDVEIEPVMSRCRQ
- a CDS encoding phage terminase large subunit family protein; protein product: MIYARAFSEGLRPDPQLKVSEWANEYRVLAPTAASEPGKWRTERTPYLKEIMDSLSPSSPAEKIVFMKGAQIGGTEAGNNWIGYIIDQTPGPMLVVQPTVEMGKRWSKGRFAPLIESTPCLKSKVKDPRSRDSGNTVQSKEFPGGIVVITGANSSVGLRSMPVKYLFLDEIDAYPGDSGGEGDPVLLSIARTNTFARRKIFLVSTPTIHGISRIEKEFEATDKRYFFVPCPHCNYYQILKWSQIKWEDKNPNTAHYICIECGKKIENHQKTEMLERGEWRPTNRVKGEKKGFHLSSLYSPVGWYSWQQAVEDFLHAKESEQLLKVWINTTLGETWVDKGEVPDWKQLFNRREFFQIGTVPRREVVLTAGVDVQKDRLEVEVVAWGKSRESWSIDYRVFEGDTGGREVWGKLSELLNHHFIGENGLEYMISMMAVDAGYATQEVYNWVRSHQGSGRVMAVKGVNKALVPLSSPSRVDITVGGQKLKRGIKLWPVGVSILKSELFQLLNILKEGEEAPAGYCHFPEYAPEYFKQLTAEQLVSKVVKGYTKQEWQKVRERNEVLDCRIYARAASIALGVDRWPESKWNSLSGKMESKKPKKVRQSKWLKNV
- a CDS encoding gpW family protein, which gives rise to MYNEEYLFQVEQAIKKLQSGERVVSIAYGDHVVRYAEVQINDLLSLRQRIKSELKIAGMKPKRKIVFSTSKGII
- a CDS encoding YhcG family protein: MTKIIAKEYTEFLEQLKEQIATSRYKAALAVNSKLIVLYHHIGTEILKRQKEHGWGAKIIDQLSKDLRSAFPEMKGFSARNLTYMRQFAAEYQDTEFTQQVAAQLPWFHIVVILDKVKDPKERLFYFQKAIEHGWSRSIMVMQIERELHKRQGKAVTNFKDKLPSPQSDLAHYTLKDPYIFDFLSIGDDAHEREVEKGLVGHVEKFLLELGEGFAFVGRQFHLDVGNKDFYIDLLFYHLKLRCFVVIELKDKDFKPEYAGKMNFYLSAVDDLLKHETDQPSIGLILCKSKDNVLAKYTLKDINKPIGLAEYKITENLPENVKTALPTIEELEAELSKISDKEK
- a CDS encoding phage portal protein, with the translated sequence MLLKSFKQLFNKPKIKSSAWDAAGSGRRFFHFQPESGSINNLLSQNLETLRSRSRDMVRKNPYAANIIDTIVSNSIGTGIKPQSKARDGEFRKKVQELWLKWTDEADSCGISDFYGLQALVCRSMIEGGECFVRLRMRKLEDRFSVPLQLQVLESEHLDNKTNQTLGNGNVIRNGIAFNRLGQREAYYLFKEHPGENTFGESVRVPANDVLHIYRPLRPGQIRGEPWLSNILLKLYELDQYDDAELVRKKTAAMFAGFITRLDPEANILGEGESNEQGVALSGLEPGTMQLLDPGEDIKFSEPSDVGGSYEAFIRQQLRAIAIGTGITYEQLTGDLTGVNYSSIRAGLIEFRRRCAMLQHNIMVFQFCRPVWNRWLELAVLCGELSIDEKVVKAAKEEVKWIPQGFDWVDPLKDQQSQQMAVRNGFKSRSEVVSEMGYDVEEIDQEIAEDQKRANSLNLMFDSDCKGL